One genomic segment of Gopherus flavomarginatus isolate rGopFla2 chromosome 11, rGopFla2.mat.asm, whole genome shotgun sequence includes these proteins:
- the LOC127031113 gene encoding zinc finger protein 664-like, with amino-acid sequence MPGAVVKPRGTLDPTRVPAERGAPCGAGPWSRMAQGSPPVMLTPAGLVARGCPQQGGASAPQQEGDGDGGHWASGDVGPDVWWEEVHGDTGTLSDLGGRRKGDHGGQAVGEGEQTRAGGQAALARPRRYGCSVCGKAFSQSSTLIVHRRSHSGERPYACEECGRAFAQSSGLAKHRRVHTGERPHPCPECGRRFGKRSNLAVHRRAHTGERPFPCPACPKTFARRADLAVHGRTHTGERPYRCADCGKGFSTGSNLAQHRRTHQPDRPYRCAQCGKGFPGSSELLRHWRSHTGERPYHCGICGLAFAHSTVHRRHQRAHLEESPYRCGDCGRSFAQRSDMVVHGRTHTGERPYRCPDCPKAFAQSSHLATHRRSHTGERPYRCPDCPKAFAQSSALTVHRRTHTGEQPYACGECGRRFHRSSNLIRHQRTHTAERPFACPQCGRRFHRRSNMVVHQRIHSRAKGLCPPAARDSASWEALETESPNPMPTATGTI; translated from the exons ATGCCGGGAGCGGTAGTCAAGCCCCGGGGGACACTGGATCCCACCAGGGTCCCAGCGGAGCGTGGCGCCCCCTGCG GTGCCGGGCCGTGGAGCAGGATGGCCCAGGGGTCCCCTCCTGTGATGTTGACCCCGGCTGGGCTTGTAGCCCGAGGATGCCCACAGCAAGGTGGAGCCAGTGCCCCCCAGCAGGAGGGGGATGGCGACGGCGGGCACTGGGCCAGTGGAGACGTGGGGCCGGATGTGTGGTGGGAAGAGGTGCATGGAGACACGGGGAcactttcagatctgggtggccgAAGGAAGGGGGACCATGGGGGCCAggccgtgggggagggggagcagacaaGGGCTGGGGGACAGGCTGCCTTGGCGCGCCCCCGGCGGTATGGGTGCAGCGTGTGCGGCAAGGCCTTCTCACAAAGCTCCACGCTGATCGTGCATCGGCGATCGCACTCGGGCGAGCGCCCCTACGCCTGCGAGGAGTGTGGCCGTGCCTTCGCCCAGAGCTCGGGCCTGGCCAAGCACCGGCGGGTGCACACAGGCGagcgcccccacccctgccccgagtGCGGACGGCGCTTTGGCAAACGCTCGAACCTGGCAGTGCACCGGCGGGCTCACACTGGTGAgcgccccttcccctgccctgcctgccccaagACCTTCGCCCGGCGTGCCGACCTGGCTGTGCATGGCCGCAcccacactggggagcggccctaccgcTGCGCCGACTGCGGCAAGGGCTTCAGCACTGGCTCCAACCTCGCGCAGCACCGGCGCACGCACCAGCCCGATCGGCCTTACCGCTGTGCCCAGTGTGGGAAAGGCTTTCCCGGCAGCTCGGAGCTGCTGCGCCACTGGCGCTCCCACACCGGAGAGCGGCCCTACCATTGCGGCATCTGTGGCCTGGCCTTTGCCCACAGCACGGTGCACCGGCGCCACCAGCGGGCCCACCTGGAGGAGTCGCCCTACCGCTGCGGAGACTGTGGGCGCAGCTTCGCCCAGCGCTCTGACATGGTGGTGCATGGCCGCACTCACACTGGCGAGCGCCCCTACCGCTGTCCCGACTGCCCCAAGGCCTTTGCCCAAAGCTCCCACCTGGCCACCCACCGGCGCAGCCACACCGGCGAGCGCCCCTACCGCTGCCCCGACTGCCCCAAGGCCTTTGCCCAGAGCTCGGCCCTCACCGTGCACCGGCGCACCCACACCGGCGAGCAGCCCTACGCCTGTGGCGAATGTGGCCGACGCTTCCACCGCAGCTCCAATCTTATCCGTCACCAGCGCACCCATACGGCCGAGCGCCCCTTCGCCTGCCCGCAGTGCGGCCGACGCTTCCACCGCCGCTCCAACATGGTGGTGCACCAGCGCATCCACTCCCGGGCCAAGGGGCTCTGCCCGCCGGCTGCCAGGGACTCTGCCAGCTGGGAGGCCTTGGAGACAGAGAGCCCTAACCCTATGCCCACAGCCACAGGGACTATATag